The following proteins are co-located in the Castanea sativa cultivar Marrone di Chiusa Pesio chromosome 8, ASM4071231v1 genome:
- the LOC142606249 gene encoding uncharacterized protein LOC142606249 has product MGGDSSSRNQRLYCHYHKDRGHTTEDCRTLQDHLSQLVKAGKLNRFLHQPAEQFSHPGAKFSRDSTPRPALGTINVIFAKPEGNVGPGIRVMSVGEGCDLKYNAQSSKKARGTITPTLGFSEEDKEGTIQPHDDALVVTIRIRVIT; this is encoded by the coding sequence atgggCGGGGACTCGTCCAGTAGAAATCAAAGGCTCTATTGTCATTACCATAAGGACAGGGGacataccaccgaggattgcAGAACCCTACAAGATCACTTGAGCCAGTTGGTGAAGGCGGGGAAGCTCAATCGATTTTTGCATCAGCCTGCAGAGCAGTTCAGTCACCCAGGGGCTAAGTTTAGTCGGGATAGCACTCCTCGGCCAGCGTTGGGTACCATCAATGTGATCTTTGCCAAACCCGAGGGCAATGTGGGCCCGGGTATTCGAGTTATGTCTGTAGGTGAAGGTTGTGATCTGAAGTACAATGCTCAGTCTTCTAAAAAAGCTAGAGGGACGATCACCCCTACCTTGGGTTTCTCTGAGGAGGATAAGGAGGGAACtatccaaccacatgatgatgcactGGTGGTTACTATTAGGATTAGGGTTATAACGTAA